Within the Dehalobacter sp. genome, the region CTTGCTTACTCGCCCAAGCACCTATGAACAGAACAAGACCGACAATCAATAACGTATAAGGAGTAATGACTGTCCAGAGACAGGCAACAATTACAATTAGCATCAACGGAATTATTATATCTAATACAGATATCATCAATTTTACTATATTTCTTAAGTCCCCTTTTGTAAGGGGAAAATGTAAGCTAGAATTTCTTTCCACAATTTTAGCTTCAAACTTGTACGTCGATTCAAGAGCTAACATCTTAGAAAGTAACGAGAAACATGTCGAACCTATTAACCCGGCAGCCCCTACACCCGGATAAATATAGGAGTCGGCGGGCTGGCCGACGATTTCAAGAAAATACGCATTCACACTCCCACTAACCCAGCTGAAAACTATCCATATAGAAGCCATTTGAAGCAAAATAAAAAAAAGTCGACATCCTAAGCTGGCTAAAAACAATAATGGCGCAGCTCGGAAGAAATATATCAACACCGGCATTAGCTTACTTTTATAAAGATTACGCATCCTTATGGTAGCCCGCCACATTGCAGAAATAAGGGAATCTCTCGTGTAGCTCTCTGAGCGCGCATAGCTCACCTTTATTGGCAGATAAAAAAACCTCGGTCTGACGATACAGTCCCGGTTTGAATTTTTTCTCTAATTCGTCGTCAAGCACAATTTCCTGCTCCGTCACTGTCCCCTTTCGAGTTTCCAACAGCTTCTCCATTGGACAAAGCCGCAGCTTGCGCAGCGGAGTAAAGAGCTCGATCCACCAGCGGCCTGCTGAGCCCCAGTCCGAGCCGTAGGAGAAGAGCACATTCTTTTGGCTAATACCTGCACCAGAGAACACTTTTGCGGTCGGGTGCCAGTCGAGTGTGCCTCCCCGGTAAGCGGTTAAGGCCTTTGGCGTACCGGCAAAGTAAAATGCAAGGTCAATCACATGAGTCGAATTGGCCAATAGCCAACGGGCTTTTTCATAGGGGTCTTTTTTCAGCCCTTCGATAACATGAGCCCATTCGGTGAAATCAAACTTGACCATCTCCAAGCCACCGTCAGCCTCGATGATTTCACGGGCCTTGATCACCGAGCTGAAGAATCTCCGATTGTAGGCGATGAAGACTTCAGCCGAATTGGCTTTGGCCAGGCGATAGGCATCGTCCAACGACTCTTGGTCCAAGACGAACGGCTTCTCGACGAGAATCTTTTTCGCGCCTGCAAACAAAAGACTACGAACGTTGCCATAAAGCTGCGTTACGTTGGTAGTAACAATGCAGTGGGTGAAGCTCGCGATATCGAGCGTGCCGATATTTGCTTCCAGGCCACCGGATAATGCAACTATCCCCGTATCGCGCTTAAAATTCTCCACACCTGTAGTACTTCGCCCTACAACAGTTACAGGGGTATTCAGCGCTTTCAGTACTTTAATGTACTCTTTGGCCATTGCCCCACTGCCCACGACCAGAACATTCATACTCATGTAATCGGCACCGTTTTCATATCGTTTTCTTCATACTTCGAGGCATACAGTTCATATGCGGCATTGATGAACGGTCGATGCAATGCCATCGACTCGGAAAATGTCGTAAGTCCACACTGCCGGGTTTCAATTATTGCGTCGACCAACGGCCCCGTCAGCTCGCTCTGATAAGGCTGGCGAAAAACTTGAGTTTCGCATCTGCCGTTTTGATCAGTAACTTTTATCTGACCACTGATCTCATTGATGCGGTACTCATTGAGAGACGTGACAACTCGAATATCGAAGCTAACTCCGCTCGGGCTTTCGCGGCAGTCAATCTTGAACTCGGGGCCGGAGTCAAAAGCACCAACTGCCGCTCCGAAAAACTCAATATAGTTACTGCGCTTGCTAGGAACAATATTCTGCACTTTATCCAAGCTTATAGTATAGGTGTGCCGCTGAGCTAAGTAGCTAAACAAGTCTATAAAGTGAATAGCATTACAGGCCATACCAAAATTTTCGCCACTGACCTCGAATCGAATGATTGCCTCATTTTGCAAAATTGTGCGCAGCTGGATATAAAACGGATTTAACCGGCGCGGACAATTAACCCACGCATGTGCCGAAGTTTGCTCGATTAATGCAGCCGCCTGGTCAATATCACCTACCGAGTTGAACGCTACCTTTTCCAGAACAAGGTCTTTTGCACCTAGACTTAAGGTGCGTCTCAGTATCTCTAGACGCCCAGTTGCAGGTGTCGCATCGATGACAATATCGATTTTCTGGTCAATATCATCGAGCGAA harbors:
- a CDS encoding Gfo/Idh/MocA family oxidoreductase, producing RYNLGATMKNVLLVGAGNLGRRHLQSLKNSRYPIRIFVVESFDEARSLAKSAMEQAPGSQPEKIVSFHGSLDDIDQKIDIVIDATPATGRLEILRRTLSLGAKDLVLEKVAFNSVGDIDQAAALIEQTSAHAWVNCPRRLNPFYIQLRTILQNEAIIRFEVSGENFGMACNAIHFIDLFSYLAQRHTYTISLDKVQNIVPSKRSNYIEFFGAAVGAFDSGPEFKIDCRESPSGVSFDIRVVTSLNEYRINEISGQIKVTDQNGRCETQVFRQPYQSELTGPLVDAIIETRQCGLTTFSESMALHRPFINAAYELYASKYEENDMKTVPIT